In one Fluviispira vulneris genomic region, the following are encoded:
- the tssB gene encoding type VI secretion system contractile sheath small subunit, translated as MSRSTQHKISGYKPPRVQITYDLEVNGNPKEQDIPFVIGVMANFSGHLYQKAKKLKSEKFLSVNKENFNSVVQSINPKLKIKVLDKIKNDGGSKQIELDFKSIDDFNPGKIAEKVDSLKVLLETRRKLIELQTSVDCNDKLEETLIQFLKSPEALKQISSSQNEKEIDSNTSEA; from the coding sequence ATGTCAAGGAGTACCCAACATAAAATTTCTGGATATAAGCCCCCGCGTGTGCAAATCACATATGATCTCGAAGTAAATGGCAATCCAAAGGAACAAGATATTCCTTTTGTCATCGGAGTTATGGCAAATTTTTCTGGGCATCTATATCAAAAAGCAAAGAAACTGAAGAGTGAAAAATTTCTTTCTGTTAACAAAGAGAATTTTAATTCAGTCGTGCAATCAATTAATCCAAAACTTAAGATAAAAGTTTTGGATAAAATCAAAAATGATGGTGGATCGAAACAAATTGAACTTGATTTTAAATCAATTGATGATTTTAATCCCGGAAAAATAGCTGAAAAGGTTGATTCTTTGAAAGTTTTGCTTGAGACAAGAAGAAAATTAATTGAATTGCAAACAAGCGTTGATTGTAACGATAAGCTTGAAGAAACTCTAATTCAATTTTTAAAATCACCTGAAGCTTTAAAGCAAATATCAAGCTCACAAAATGAAAAAGAGATTGATTCAAATACGAGCGAAGCATAA
- a CDS encoding type VI secretion system baseplate subunit TssF, with translation MTGKYSNQDFLKIYTETLEELRSNGRIFSEQNPDIAPYLDFSFRKSNDPETERLIESFAYMKAQVDYKSFLAKSDYAINFIEHIFPELVSPTPGLTILKIMPSRSFFKKEISQFKIEKDTVFSTSNSDEEECLFSTTEDTYISCCEIKNFRYADINSSKENIYGYKKAFIFEIDTSIPITDFQNTKLSIFIDAEFQSVISIFDSLLSSELPILIFRDEETCPIRIPRDSLKPIYQHNGHYDLCEENLLHPLFDFINYYQKYFFFKIDINRPINILKKIKFIIPIEEEVSIPFRLGGVFFKLNCIPVINVFEKKLVPIKCKDQKSEYRMRVDNDQQNLIEVLRVKKLVTYNSSTGKTIEIPNYHKKSNIINKETEHFYWATKRSFNNTTRENGCLYLKLLRQNSSYAFDLEMPDYIFPTGICTNTNLVEGIKPNSQFNCIAYDLPIDKSFSLIWPKYFRKPLDLYENMEVIKLLYKVNQDLLSRNAFKNYDFKKIIEILSSGQNPIKILFQQLLNQSTGFEVEETLSQQVWKNQSYYVPGILYKLQFSKVIGFPLGTHFLISFLNSYFDFIRDFNFYIIFKAEKI, from the coding sequence ATGACTGGAAAATATAGCAATCAGGATTTTTTAAAAATTTACACAGAAACTTTAGAAGAACTGAGAAGCAATGGGCGTATATTTTCGGAACAGAATCCTGATATTGCACCCTACCTTGATTTTTCTTTTAGAAAAAGCAACGATCCTGAAACAGAAAGACTCATTGAATCTTTTGCTTATATGAAGGCACAAGTTGATTATAAGTCCTTCCTTGCAAAGAGTGATTATGCCATCAATTTTATCGAGCATATTTTTCCAGAATTAGTGTCTCCTACTCCTGGTCTCACGATCCTAAAAATAATGCCAAGTCGGAGTTTCTTTAAAAAAGAAATTTCACAGTTTAAAATTGAAAAAGACACAGTCTTTTCTACGAGCAACTCAGATGAAGAAGAGTGTTTATTTTCAACCACTGAAGATACATATATTTCATGTTGCGAAATAAAAAATTTCCGCTATGCAGATATAAATTCAAGCAAAGAAAATATTTATGGCTATAAAAAAGCATTTATTTTTGAAATAGATACTTCCATACCGATAACAGACTTTCAAAATACTAAGTTGTCTATTTTTATTGATGCAGAATTTCAATCTGTTATTTCAATTTTTGACTCTCTCTTGTCTTCAGAATTACCAATACTTATTTTTCGAGATGAAGAAACATGCCCAATTAGAATCCCAAGAGATTCATTGAAACCTATTTATCAACACAATGGACATTATGATCTATGTGAAGAAAACTTACTCCATCCATTGTTTGATTTTATAAATTATTATCAAAAATATTTTTTCTTTAAAATAGATATAAATAGGCCTATCAATATTTTAAAAAAAATAAAATTTATTATTCCTATTGAAGAAGAGGTCTCAATTCCTTTTAGATTAGGAGGAGTCTTTTTTAAATTAAACTGTATTCCAGTGATCAATGTATTTGAAAAAAAACTTGTTCCTATCAAATGCAAAGATCAAAAAAGTGAATACCGGATGAGGGTAGACAATGATCAGCAAAATCTTATTGAAGTTTTGCGAGTCAAAAAACTTGTTACCTATAATTCCTCAACCGGTAAAACAATAGAAATACCAAATTATCATAAGAAATCAAATATAATAAATAAAGAAACTGAGCATTTCTATTGGGCAACAAAACGATCGTTCAACAATACGACTCGCGAAAATGGTTGTTTATATTTGAAATTATTGCGACAGAATAGTTCTTATGCATTTGATTTAGAAATGCCTGATTATATTTTTCCAACAGGAATCTGTACAAATACGAATTTGGTGGAAGGGATTAAACCGAATTCACAATTTAATTGTATTGCATATGATCTTCCTATTGATAAATCGTTTTCATTAATTTGGCCAAAATACTTTCGTAAACCCCTTGATCTCTATGAAAATATGGAAGTCATAAAATTATTATATAAAGTCAATCAAGATCTCTTAAGCAGAAATGCATTTAAAAATTATGATTTTAAAAAAATTATCGAAATATTATCTTCAGGACAAAATCCAATAAAAATATTATTTCAGCAATTATTAAATCAATCGACAGGCTTTGAAGTTGAAGAAACTCTCTCACAGCAAGTTTGGAAGAATCAAAGTTATTACGTGCCAGGAATATTATATAAATTACAATTTTCTAAAGTCATTGGTTTTCCATTAGGCACACATTTTTTAATTTCCTTTCTAAACTCTTATTTTGATTTTATAAGAGACTTTAATTTTTATATAATTTTTAAAGCAGAAAAGATATGA
- the tssA gene encoding type VI secretion system protein TssA: protein MNLEISDLILPVNEEKPFGEYLKFHPRLIKLKDMRKTNLESNFLDEGIWTKKNVMAPNWQASIKLCEEILKENSKDLLVCAYYAEAQAKVNGFQGLDYVLKLMLYFCLNNWEDIFPPLEEDNFELRLAPFHWLEMNLPSIIRCMPLQSDKEAISTLSWEKYDNLIKENISDLVSHKNEYRIILDQEAEEYITELHESLKSIIYSLEKLEDFIIELAEKCNEKTSFESLINLCNDISHFIESFITEKQEPSISSYEYTEQNFQAFTDQRQDEFNNSFEKNQTNVRIEQNIDSIETAYSLIEKANVYLLKHNSHSPSPFLIRRALEWQKKSLYEVFMELFATTSKPSEIFTLLGLSKTDK, encoded by the coding sequence ATGAATTTAGAAATTAGTGATCTAATACTTCCAGTAAATGAAGAGAAGCCTTTTGGAGAATACCTTAAATTTCATCCCAGATTAATTAAATTAAAAGATATGCGAAAAACGAATTTAGAAAGTAATTTTTTGGATGAAGGGATATGGACTAAAAAAAATGTAATGGCTCCCAATTGGCAAGCATCAATAAAACTTTGTGAAGAGATTTTAAAAGAAAACTCAAAAGATTTACTTGTTTGTGCATATTATGCAGAAGCTCAAGCAAAAGTAAATGGCTTTCAAGGTTTAGATTATGTATTGAAACTTATGCTTTATTTTTGTTTAAATAATTGGGAAGACATATTTCCTCCTCTAGAGGAAGATAATTTTGAATTACGTCTTGCCCCCTTTCATTGGCTTGAAATGAATTTACCTTCAATTATTCGTTGCATGCCTTTGCAAAGTGACAAAGAGGCGATAAGCACTTTAAGCTGGGAAAAATATGATAATCTAATAAAGGAAAATATAAGTGATTTAGTTTCTCATAAAAATGAATATAGAATCATTTTAGATCAGGAAGCAGAAGAGTATATAACTGAATTACATGAAAGTTTAAAATCTATCATTTATTCATTAGAGAAACTTGAAGATTTTATTATTGAACTTGCTGAAAAGTGTAATGAAAAAACAAGTTTTGAATCCCTAATTAATCTGTGCAATGATATCTCTCATTTTATCGAATCATTTATCACTGAAAAACAAGAGCCATCTATCAGTAGTTATGAATATACAGAGCAAAACTTTCAAGCTTTTACAGATCAAAGGCAAGATGAATTTAATAATTCTTTTGAAAAAAACCAAACCAATGTACGAATTGAGCAAAATATTGATTCCATAGAGACAGCATATTCTCTTATTGAAAAAGCAAATGTGTATTTATTAAAGCACAACTCTCATTCACCTTCGCCTTTTCTTATACGGAGAGCGCTTGAATGGCAAAAGAAATCCTTATATGAGGTTTTTATGGAATTATTTGCTACAACATCAAAACCTTCTGAAATATTTACATTACTTGGTCTTTCTAAAACTGACAAATAG
- the tssC gene encoding type VI secretion system contractile sheath large subunit: protein MTLKTDLAIKTNSFFNLEDVNISVIDQALTISNLNKNEEQKNNAKEMLTVFADEVISDRMTYKKNISHMISERIADIDALLSEQINEIIHNQEFQKLEASWRGLQSLVKFAEPDDRLHIRVLDATKEDILKDFESAAEFDDSGLFKLVYENEYGTFGGTPYGLLVGDYSFGKGLEDIECLKAISKVASAAHAPFVAAASCELFNIKSFEDLDKPRHLGRLFNSAEYGSWQSFRELEDSKYVTLTLPRVIMRHPYGPNGIPVKEFYFEEDLNGTEHEKYLWGNPAFSLAQRMVDSFREYGWFSNIRGSENGGVVDSLPYHPFVDSEGNNSFKMPVETIITDRREKELDDLGFLSLVYKRGTDTATFFGSKTIHKLTEYDNDLANANAQLSIELPYVMAVSRFAHYLKVIMRDKIGSFTTQGEIDNYLNNWISRYVILDDSASTYIKSCYPLREARIDILPVPGKVGAYKAVMYLRPHFYLNELSVSLRLVTELPQKS from the coding sequence ATGACTCTCAAAACAGATCTTGCAATAAAAACAAATTCATTTTTTAATTTAGAAGATGTCAATATTTCTGTTATCGATCAAGCTCTTACTATTAGTAATCTAAATAAAAATGAAGAGCAAAAAAATAATGCAAAAGAAATGTTAACTGTTTTTGCGGATGAAGTTATTTCGGATCGCATGACTTATAAAAAAAATATTTCGCATATGATCAGTGAAAGAATTGCAGACATTGATGCCCTTCTTTCTGAACAAATAAATGAAATTATTCACAATCAAGAATTTCAAAAATTGGAAGCTTCTTGGCGAGGATTGCAATCTTTAGTTAAATTTGCAGAACCAGATGACAGATTACATATTCGCGTTCTCGATGCCACTAAAGAAGATATTTTAAAAGATTTTGAATCTGCAGCTGAATTCGATGACTCTGGATTATTTAAGCTCGTTTACGAAAATGAATATGGCACATTTGGTGGGACTCCTTATGGACTTCTCGTTGGTGATTATTCATTCGGTAAAGGCCTAGAAGATATCGAATGTCTAAAAGCTATTTCGAAAGTTGCTTCCGCAGCGCATGCACCGTTCGTCGCGGCAGCGAGTTGCGAACTTTTCAATATTAAATCTTTTGAAGATTTGGACAAACCTCGTCATTTAGGTCGTTTATTTAACTCTGCTGAATATGGTTCATGGCAAAGTTTTAGAGAACTTGAAGATTCAAAATATGTAACTTTGACTTTGCCAAGAGTGATTATGCGCCATCCCTATGGGCCAAATGGAATACCTGTGAAGGAATTTTATTTTGAAGAAGATTTAAATGGGACAGAACATGAAAAATATTTATGGGGAAATCCAGCGTTTTCTTTAGCACAAAGAATGGTTGATTCTTTCCGTGAATATGGTTGGTTTTCCAATATCCGTGGTTCGGAAAATGGTGGAGTTGTTGATAGTCTACCTTATCATCCTTTCGTTGACAGCGAAGGTAACAATTCCTTTAAAATGCCAGTAGAAACAATTATTACTGATAGACGTGAAAAAGAACTTGATGATCTTGGATTTTTATCCTTGGTTTATAAGCGTGGTACTGATACTGCAACATTTTTTGGATCAAAAACCATTCATAAGTTGACAGAATATGACAATGATCTTGCAAATGCCAATGCGCAGCTTTCGATAGAATTGCCATACGTGATGGCAGTCTCGCGTTTTGCTCATTATTTAAAAGTGATCATGCGCGATAAAATTGGCTCTTTTACGACTCAGGGGGAGATTGATAATTATTTAAACAATTGGATTTCTCGATATGTTATTTTAGATGATTCCGCAAGCACTTATATTAAGAGTTGTTATCCTTTAAGAGAAGCAAGAATTGATATTTTACCAGTGCCAGGAAAAGTTGGTGCGTATAAAGCTGTCATGTATTTAAGACCACATTTTTACTTAAATGAGTTATCTGTATCTCTTAGATTGGTGACAGAACTTCCGCAAAAATCATAA
- the vgrG gene encoding type VI secretion system tip protein VgrG: MKEVINFKNIKANVSIHNDGPISKGANIESFEVLNDTVSELFTINASVNYSIQNSKIDFEEFLAKDISFKIEFLKQKNPRFFSGIISDINIKALMASEDKIEVQFIIKPYLWLLTKNNGYRAWSDLNSKEVIDNILKIYKNKYSNFQYKFKIYDPTSLIKRTNTIQYGESDYDFICRLLDEDHLNYFFIHGEKESELIITDELESYFENEINKKNKPLQEQIISKNQAIYNSDLLNDRSLGYEHAFSLKFNKISTLHCDFKKVTANVKTIKPGETSSKNGFCNWTEVTHHQKSEVPFDPKQAFAEKELVRRNSFHNKIFIQSNLPNLEVGREISIKYHSNENMIKKSFFKYLENEYRIIKIDHKFKRDLIHINEQSSIIYDPHYYALITLIPKSDKLNKKLSTQKQNYFVTTAYVHETQTEEETLKSFMRIRISFFWQNEKSSSEVNGSPFVLARIAQIWASNESGSFFIPSPGDEVLVLFENDIDSPIVIGSLYNNFNKCKFLIDKDEENKGKMRGFVIANEHSFILHSKDYNSSFDFRDKSQSLDIHNKAKMKIDEKTVHINLIDKTKINLDDEGKMELENYNSEFKIKDSFEVRTKKVDMEGNDIIRLNSMKIKK; the protein is encoded by the coding sequence ATGAAAGAAGTAATCAACTTTAAAAATATTAAAGCAAATGTTTCGATACATAATGACGGTCCAATTTCAAAAGGGGCCAACATTGAGTCTTTCGAAGTTTTGAACGACACAGTTTCGGAATTATTCACTATAAATGCCTCAGTTAATTATTCAATTCAAAATTCTAAAATCGATTTTGAAGAGTTCCTTGCTAAAGACATTTCATTTAAAATTGAGTTTTTGAAACAAAAAAATCCCCGTTTTTTTTCTGGTATTATTTCAGATATAAACATAAAAGCACTTATGGCATCCGAAGACAAAATAGAGGTTCAATTTATTATCAAGCCATATCTATGGTTATTAACAAAAAATAATGGATATAGAGCTTGGAGTGATTTAAATTCAAAAGAGGTCATCGATAATATTCTTAAAATTTATAAGAATAAATATTCTAATTTTCAATATAAGTTCAAAATATACGATCCAACATCTCTTATAAAACGAACAAACACCATTCAATATGGAGAATCTGATTATGATTTTATCTGCAGATTACTTGATGAAGATCACCTAAATTATTTCTTTATTCATGGAGAAAAAGAAAGCGAACTGATCATTACAGACGAACTTGAAAGCTATTTTGAAAATGAAATAAATAAAAAAAATAAACCACTTCAAGAGCAAATCATAAGTAAAAATCAAGCAATTTATAATTCTGATTTATTAAATGATAGATCATTAGGATACGAACATGCATTTTCCCTTAAATTTAATAAAATTTCTACTCTTCATTGCGACTTTAAAAAAGTAACTGCTAACGTAAAAACTATTAAACCCGGCGAAACTTCAAGCAAAAATGGATTTTGCAATTGGACTGAAGTGACGCATCATCAAAAATCAGAAGTCCCTTTTGATCCTAAACAAGCTTTTGCTGAAAAGGAGCTCGTGCGTCGCAACAGCTTTCACAACAAAATATTTATACAAAGTAATCTTCCTAATCTTGAAGTTGGCAGAGAAATTTCTATAAAATATCATTCTAACGAAAATATGATTAAAAAAAGTTTCTTTAAATACTTAGAAAATGAATATCGTATCATTAAAATTGATCATAAATTTAAAAGAGATTTAATCCACATTAATGAACAATCTAGCATAATTTATGATCCTCACTACTATGCATTGATAACTCTGATCCCTAAGTCAGATAAGCTTAACAAAAAATTAAGCACTCAAAAACAGAATTATTTTGTTACAACAGCCTATGTTCATGAAACTCAAACAGAAGAAGAAACTTTAAAGTCATTTATGCGTATAAGAATTTCTTTTTTCTGGCAAAACGAAAAATCATCTTCAGAGGTAAATGGTTCACCATTTGTCTTAGCGCGTATTGCACAAATTTGGGCAAGCAATGAATCTGGTTCATTCTTCATTCCATCACCAGGAGATGAAGTTCTCGTTCTTTTTGAAAATGACATAGACTCTCCCATAGTCATTGGCTCCTTATATAATAATTTTAATAAATGTAAATTTTTGATCGACAAAGATGAAGAAAACAAAGGAAAAATGCGCGGATTTGTCATTGCTAATGAGCATAGTTTTATTTTACATTCAAAAGATTACAATTCTTCATTTGACTTCAGAGACAAATCTCAATCACTCGACATTCATAACAAAGCAAAAATGAAAATTGATGAAAAAACTGTTCATATTAATCTCATAGATAAAACAAAAATCAATCTGGATGATGAAGGAAAAATGGAGTTAGAAAACTACAATTCGGAATTTAAAATTAAAGATAGTTTTGAAGTGAGAACAAAAAAAGTTGATATGGAAGGCAATGATATTATTCGTTTGAATTCAATGAAAATAAAGAAATAG
- a CDS encoding GPW/gp25 family protein, with amino-acid sequence MESLKKIFYLPSEKKDPFFSIARNIYNILNTRSSLPVSQFLENQNLNTLHFGIPCVSHFAMDSEHDRFLLCQIVQKSLQVFEHRLSYVEVNFSVYDKLKKEAKLSINAVYHSGNVMVNLLLKVALWEFVINDWKI; translated from the coding sequence ATGGAAAGCTTAAAAAAAATTTTCTATTTACCATCTGAAAAGAAGGATCCTTTTTTTTCTATAGCAAGAAATATTTATAATATTTTAAACACTCGAAGCTCACTGCCAGTTTCTCAATTTTTAGAAAATCAAAATTTGAATACTCTGCATTTTGGAATCCCTTGTGTTTCTCATTTTGCCATGGATTCTGAACATGATCGATTTCTTTTGTGTCAAATTGTGCAAAAATCTCTTCAAGTATTTGAACACAGACTATCCTATGTAGAAGTTAATTTTTCTGTCTATGATAAATTAAAAAAAGAAGCGAAACTGTCCATTAATGCAGTGTATCATTCAGGTAATGTAATGGTAAATTTATTGTTAAAGGTGGCTTTATGGGAGTTCGTAATAAATGACTGGAAAATATAG
- the fliF gene encoding flagellar basal-body MS-ring/collar protein FliF yields MIEKFRQFWSQFIVQSKAFYAGLTKGRKIAIALGLFTIFFALAMFIFWKPTIKYETAFMNLSADDKTAILAHLKKSGFVDFKMEGDTLSFPEDKILEARMLLAQEGLPSSGIGVGWEKFDDRAFGMSDFDQRINKLRALQGELARTINKLEPVANSRVHIVLPDNAIFAEEKKSPTASIFLKLKPSKTLTQRQIQGIIHLAARAVEGLEPKAVSIVDQDGNMLTQPDEQDGGIDKITSAQREYQRRVERELEQKIRDILARVVGHDKVVSKVQAFVDFKKVETTISDVDPERTAVIASQRNEQSSQGNGLNPTGVPGAKSNLPGEREDIGVAGGLTNSTKSSTENLNFEVKKTLSKIVEPIGNVTKLSASVLVDGKMVDGKFVPRTKEEMDMITKLVKNAIGFQEARDAITVESTQFELDEFALAEKASLSARQASLIQTAILSAVAIAAMFFIYIALVRPYFKWLTYDPDKRSKEQLEMLDYELERSGAGARRVQLKEDVPFDKMSPKEQIMYLAKNDPQKTTEAIRQLLNPNH; encoded by the coding sequence ATGATAGAAAAATTTAGGCAATTTTGGTCACAATTTATCGTTCAAAGTAAAGCATTTTATGCTGGTCTAACGAAAGGTCGTAAAATTGCAATTGCTCTCGGTCTTTTTACAATTTTCTTTGCCTTAGCCATGTTTATTTTCTGGAAACCAACAATTAAATACGAAACTGCATTTATGAATTTATCTGCTGATGATAAAACAGCAATTCTCGCTCATTTAAAAAAATCAGGATTTGTCGATTTTAAAATGGAAGGAGATACACTTTCATTTCCTGAAGACAAAATATTAGAAGCGCGCATGTTGCTCGCGCAAGAGGGTCTACCAAGTTCGGGCATAGGAGTGGGTTGGGAAAAGTTCGATGACAGAGCATTTGGTATGTCTGACTTTGATCAACGCATAAATAAACTGCGTGCTTTGCAAGGTGAATTAGCAAGAACAATAAATAAATTGGAGCCGGTAGCGAACAGCAGAGTCCATATTGTTTTACCTGATAATGCTATATTTGCAGAAGAAAAAAAATCACCCACTGCGAGTATTTTTTTAAAATTGAAGCCAAGTAAAACGCTTACACAAAGACAAATTCAAGGTATAATTCATTTGGCAGCACGCGCTGTCGAAGGACTTGAACCGAAGGCAGTGAGCATAGTTGATCAAGATGGTAATATGCTTACGCAGCCCGATGAACAGGATGGTGGAATTGATAAAATCACATCTGCACAGAGAGAATATCAGAGACGGGTTGAGCGAGAGTTAGAACAAAAAATTAGAGATATTTTAGCTCGTGTGGTTGGGCATGATAAAGTTGTTTCAAAAGTTCAAGCTTTTGTTGATTTCAAAAAAGTAGAAACAACTATTTCTGATGTGGATCCAGAAAGAACTGCGGTAATAGCATCTCAACGGAACGAGCAATCTTCTCAAGGGAATGGGCTCAATCCTACAGGTGTTCCTGGTGCTAAAAGCAATTTACCAGGTGAGCGAGAAGACATTGGTGTTGCTGGTGGTTTGACGAACAGTACAAAATCGAGCACAGAGAATTTAAATTTCGAAGTGAAAAAAACATTAAGTAAAATTGTTGAACCAATTGGTAACGTAACAAAACTAAGCGCATCTGTTTTGGTTGATGGAAAAATGGTTGATGGTAAGTTCGTGCCACGAACCAAAGAAGAAATGGATATGATCACAAAATTAGTCAAGAATGCGATTGGCTTTCAAGAAGCACGTGATGCTATTACGGTGGAATCTACGCAATTTGAATTGGATGAATTTGCATTGGCAGAAAAAGCTTCGCTTTCAGCGCGACAAGCTTCGCTTATTCAGACAGCAATTCTTTCAGCGGTTGCTATTGCAGCAATGTTCTTTATTTATATTGCTCTTGTGCGGCCTTATTTTAAATGGCTTACCTATGATCCAGATAAACGATCGAAAGAGCAACTAGAAATGCTTGATTATGAACTCGAAAGATCGGGTGCTGGTGCAAGACGTGTTCAGTTAAAAGAGGATGTGCCCTTTGACAAAATGTCACCTAAAGAGCAAATAATGTATCTTGCTAAAAATGATCCGCAAAAAACCACAGAAGCTATCCGCCAGCTTTTAAATCCAAATCATTAA
- the fliE gene encoding flagellar hook-basal body complex protein FliE, translating into MLKVMSANDLHFLKLQQELVNSSIPSGGGSPPKNPSATEFLDLMEKGIKEINTGAREAEKASMDLASGRTSNIHETMLAVTKAELGFDMMVQMRNKVIEAYQEVMRMQV; encoded by the coding sequence ATGTTAAAAGTGATGTCAGCAAATGATCTACATTTTTTAAAGTTACAACAGGAATTAGTTAATTCAAGCATTCCGAGCGGAGGAGGCAGTCCGCCTAAAAATCCGTCAGCTACTGAATTTCTCGATTTAATGGAAAAAGGAATCAAAGAAATTAACACGGGTGCAAGAGAAGCTGAAAAAGCAAGTATGGATTTAGCATCCGGCCGTACAAGTAATATTCATGAAACTATGCTTGCAGTAACAAAGGCTGAACTTGGTTTCGATATGATGGTGCAGATGAGAAATAAAGTGATTGAGGCATACCAAGAGGTTATGAGAATGCAAGTTTAA
- the flgC gene encoding flagellar basal body rod protein FlgC, which produces MSFLEGLKISASGLSAERIRMNVISSNIANANTSRTEEGGPYKRKDVLFTARNSGLSFDNLMRLAFDPNLKEVKVDGITEDRRAPRLVFNPNHPDANENGYVSMPNISIMEEMVNMITSNRAFESNTQAINATKSMATTAISIGK; this is translated from the coding sequence ATGAGTTTTTTAGAAGGACTTAAAATCAGTGCATCAGGATTATCTGCAGAGCGTATTCGAATGAACGTAATATCTTCGAATATTGCAAATGCAAATACTTCTAGAACAGAAGAAGGTGGTCCTTATAAAAGAAAAGATGTTTTATTTACTGCTCGTAATTCAGGTCTAAGTTTTGATAATCTAATGCGCCTCGCTTTTGATCCAAATTTAAAAGAAGTAAAAGTTGATGGAATTACAGAGGATAGAAGAGCGCCTCGTCTTGTTTTTAATCCTAATCATCCTGATGCAAATGAAAATGGTTATGTTTCCATGCCAAATATCTCAATAATGGAAGAAATGGTGAATATGATCACAAGTAATCGAGCTTTTGAAAGTAATACCCAAGCAATAAATGCGACGAAATCTATGGCAACAACTGCTATAAGTATTGGTAAATAA
- the flgB gene encoding flagellar basal body rod protein FlgB has product MSTVIGNQIFGKTDSVLEESLNQRLKRQDVNVANITNSLTPGYRSLGFDFEKQLQAAIGSDKDLIMKVSNPKHIKAPGMGADGVLKPDLYVKPTESIGNDGNTVDVDQEMTEMAGNQVIYRATIETLNRKLGMLRYAINGGR; this is encoded by the coding sequence ATGAGCACGGTTATCGGGAATCAAATATTTGGAAAAACAGATTCCGTTTTGGAAGAAAGTCTTAATCAACGGTTAAAAAGACAAGATGTCAATGTTGCAAATATTACGAATTCTCTAACGCCAGGGTATAGATCTTTAGGTTTTGATTTTGAAAAACAATTACAGGCTGCAATTGGTTCTGACAAAGATCTTATTATGAAAGTAAGCAATCCTAAGCACATAAAAGCTCCTGGCATGGGAGCTGATGGAGTTTTAAAGCCAGATCTTTATGTCAAACCAACTGAAAGTATTGGTAACGATGGAAATACAGTAGATGTTGATCAAGAAATGACCGAAATGGCTGGTAACCAAGTGATTTATAGAGCTACAATTGAAACTTTGAATAGAAAACTTGGAATGTTACGTTATGCAATCAATGGTGGAAGATAA